A genomic stretch from Candidatus Cloacimonadota bacterium includes:
- a CDS encoding 50S ribosomal protein L23, producing MKQPREIVISPIITEKSSSIQNANNSYTFKVSINANKIEIRYAIERIFNVHVLDVNTIRQRGKVKRMGRYSGKRADWKKAIVKLREGDSIAEFEA from the coding sequence ATGAAACAGCCAAGAGAAATAGTAATTTCCCCGATCATCACGGAAAAATCATCCTCAATTCAAAATGCTAATAACAGCTACACTTTCAAAGTAAGCATCAATGCCAATAAAATTGAAATCCGTTATGCCATTGAAAGAATCTTTAACGTTCATGTACTGGATGTAAATACAATTCGTCAACGTGGTAAAGTTAAAAGAATGGGCAGGTACAGCGGAAAAAGAGCAGATTGGAAAAAAGCTATCGTTAAATTGAGAGAAGGTGATTCCATAGCTGAATTTGAAGCTTAG